The uncultured Trichococcus sp. DNA window TCGGCATCGAGGGCGGCAAGCAAGCCGGCATCGAGTGGATCGATAAGTTGGAGTTGTTCTCGCTGCTTGCGAACGTTGCCGATGCGAAATCCTTGGTCATCCATCCGGCCAGCACGACCCACGCGCAATTGAGCGACGAAGATCTTGTCGCTGCCGGCGTTTCCGGGGACATGATCCGTCTGTCCATCGGGATCGAAAATGCCGATGACATCATCGCCGACCTGGATCAAGCTTTCGGACAAATTTAAATAATCGAAAGCCCCTCGAGCAGAAATTTGTTTCTGTTTGAGAGGCTTTTTCTATGGGGACATTAATCGGACAACGAGTGGCCACGCCGGACAGCGGATGTCCGATTCAATGGCGATATCGGACAACTTAGGCTATCTTCCGACTTTCTCCTTGATCAAAGATACTCCGCCAGCATCGACCAAGCCTCCAGTTTCTCCGGCAGTGTTTTGACATGCTTGCCGCGCATCGGGCTGGTCGAGGGGAGCGGCAGGTAGACCAAGCCGGAGTCCTCATTCAGTCCGAAATGCTTTTTGTAGCTGCGGTAAGCTTTTCCGCCGTTGAAGGCGATGACCCTGATCTGGGGATGTTCGCGCAGCAGAGTCTTCAAGTCGTTCGGATGTTCCTCTTTGATGGCCGAATCGAGGCTACCTTCGCGGTAACAGGAATGGATGACATCCCAGAGGGCGACATGATGTTTTTTCAGAAGCGAAAGGCGATCTTCGTAGGCCATCGGATCCTCTTCCCCGAGAAGGGAGAAAATGATTTCCCAGAAATGGTTCCTCGGGTTCCCGTAATAGTGCTGTGCTTCCAGCGACTTCGCGCCGGGCATCGATCCCAGAACCAGGACCTTGGCATGCGGATCAATGACAGGTGCCATCGAGTAAAGTTTGTCGGATTGTTTCAGTCGGAACGCATCCTTTCGAAGTTGATTTGTTTCTATTCTACCAAAACCGCGCCGGAGCGGGAAACATTCGAGCTTGTCAAAAAAATTAAATAAAACAGTTGACGGAAGGATAGCGATGCGTTAAAATAATCCCAATATTAAGAAATCGTTAGAAAAATCATTTCCATCTAATGAAACCGATAATCAAGAGGAGTACGCATCATACCTTGTTTCCAGAGAGTCGCCGCCAGTGAGAGTGCGATAGCGAAGGGGATGCCGAATGGACTTGAGAGGGTTGCCTTGAAAAGAGTAGGGGCAAACGGGGAACCTGATCCGTTAACAGACAGGCACATATGTTGGTATGTGAACGAGTGGGCGATTATTATCGTCAATTTGGGTGGTATCGCAGGAGAATACAAGCTCTTGTCCCTTTAAAGGGGGACAAGGGCTTTTTTTGTACACAAAAAATGATGAGGTGAATGAAATGCTAGAGATAAAAGAGACGAAACAGACCGAAGAAATTCTCCCGCAAGACAGCATGAAAGCCGCTATCGATAAACTAGTGAAAAAAGAAGAACTTTCCCCGCAATTGACGAGGACCATCATGCACCAGATCATGAGCGGTCAAGCTAGTCCGGTCCAGATCGCATCTTATCTGACTGCTATGCGCATGAAAGGCGAGACGGCCGGAGAAATCAGCGCTTCCGCTGAAGTGATGCGGGATTTTTCCAATAAAGTACGGACCAAGAAGACGGCATTGGACATCGTCGGAACCGGTGGCGATCAAGCCTTCACTTTCAATATCTCAACCGTCTCTTCCTTTGTTATCGCAGCCGCAGGGATCCCGGTGGCGAAACACGGTAACCGCAGTTCCTCAAGCAAATGCGGCAGCGCGGATGTGCTGGAAGAACTAGGTGTGAACATCGAAGCCAGCGCGCAGCACAGCGAAACGATGCTGGAAGAATTCGGGATGTGTTTCATGTATGCCCAAAAATATCATCCTTCAATGAAGCATGCGGCACCCGTCAGGAAAGAAATGGGCGTCCGGACGATCTTTAACGTCCTTGGGCCATTGGCGAATCCTGCCAATGCGAATATGCAATTGCTCGGTGTATACGATGTTGCGTTAGTGGACACGATGGCCGAGGTGCTGAACCAATTGCAGATGGAACGGGCGCTTGTCTTCGGCGGCAATGACGGTCTGGATGAAATCACTTTGACCACAACATCGGAAGTCGCGGAGCTGCGCGACGGCAAGGTCACCCACTTCACGTTCGATCCGAAAGACTATGGTTTCGAGTACTGCACGAGCGAAGATCTCGTAGGCGGTGAACCATCTGAGAATGCCGCAATCGCCTTGGCTATCTTAAGTGGCGAAAAAGGACCAAAGCGCGATACCGTGCTTTTGAACGCCGGTATGGCCATCTATTTGGCCAATGACGATTACACGATCGCTGACGGCATCAAGCGCGCTGCTGAATTGATCGACAGCGGAGCGGCACTTGGGAAATTAAAGCAATTCATCACTGCATCACAGGAGGCGACAAAATGATATTGGACGACATCATAGCAGCGACAAAGATACGGGTGGAAAAAGCCAAACAGGCCATCCCACTGGAAGAAATGAAGCAAGCCGCCTTGGCGTTGCCGATCAATCGGGATTTCCCATTCCAAAAGGCGCTCTCCGGAGACGGGATCCGCTTCATCTGCGAATGCAAGAAGGCATCCCCTTCGAAAGGCGTGATTGTGGAAGATTTCCCTTACCTCGAAATCGCCAAGGCCTACGAAGCAGCAGGTGCATCCGCAATCTCGGTATTGACGGAGCCCGATTTTTTCCGAGGCGAAAATCGCTTCCTGACGGAAATAAAACAGGCCGTATCTCTTCCGGTCATCCGCAAAGATTTCATCATCGACGCCTACCAGATCTATGAGGCGAAGGTCATCGGCGCGGATGCGGTGCTGTTGATCGCGACCATCCTGACGGAAAAAGAGTTGGACGCCTTCCAGCGCTTGGCCCACGAACTGGGGCTTTCGGCCCTGGTGGAGGCACACACCGAAGAAGAGCTCCTGAAAGCGTTGCGGACGAATCCGAAAATCGTCGGTGTCAACAACCGCGATCTGAAGACTTTCAAAGTGGACATCCAGCAGTCCATCAGGCTGCGCGCGCTGGTGCCGGATGATATCCTTTTCGTGGCCGAAAGCGGCATTTCGGAAAGGCAGCAAGTCATCGAATTGGAAGAGGGCAACGTCGATGCCATCCTGATCGGCGAAACGATGATGGTCTCGCCGGACAAAAAAGGCATGCTCGATCGCCTGCGGGGAATCGGCTGATGACCAAGGTGAAAATCTGCGGCCTGAAGCGCGTCGAGGATGCCGAAATGCTGAACGAGCTGAACCCGGATTTTGCGGGCTTCATTTTCGCCCCCAGCAAGCGCCAGATTTCGTTGGAGCAGGCGCTGAAGATCAGGGCAGCTCTGGATGAAGCCATTCCGGCAGTCGGCGTTTTCGTCAACGAACCGATTGAAAACATCGTCACCATTGTGGAAAGTCGAGCGATCCAAATCGTGCAGCTCCACGGCGATGAGGATGATAATTATATAGAAGAGTTGGGCAAGCGGATCACGCTTCCGATCATCAAAGCGGTCGCGGTCAAGGACGCCGCTGATGTCAAGAAGGAATACGCTGCCGATATCCTCCTCTATGACACGTACCAGAGCGGCGTGGCTGGCGGGACCGGAAAGACATTCAACTGGGACTTGCTGAAAGAAGCCACGCACCCATTCTTCCTGGCGGGAGGCCTGCATGCAGGCAACCTCGAAGCGGCCATCCGACAGGTGCAGCCATACGCAGTGGACATCTCGAGCGGTGTCGAAACGGACGGCGTGAAGGATTTTGAAAAAATCAGAGCAGTAATGGAAATCATTGGGAGGTCAATAAAATGAAAAGTTATTTTGGAGCACATGGGGGACAGTTCATTCCCGAAACTTTGATGAACGCTTGCTTGGAACTGTCGGAAGCTTTTTTCCGATTCAGTGAGGATCCGGAATTCAAAAAAGAATTGAACAATCTGTTGGACAACTACGCAGGCAGGCCATCACGCCTCTATTTCGCAGAAAAGATGACGAAGAACCTCGGTGGAGCGAAAATCTACCTGAAACGTGAAGATTTGAACCACACGGGTTCGCATAAGATCAACAATGCGCTCGGTCAAGTGTTGTTGGCCAAGAAGATGGGCAAAAAACGCATCATCGCCGAGACCGGCGCCGGCCAGCATGGCGTGGCAACCGCCACAGCAGCGGCGCTTCTGGATATGGAGTGCGTCGTCTACATGGGCGAAGAGGACACCCAGCGCCAAGCCTTGAACGTGTTCCGGATGGAATTATTGGGCACGAAAGTGATTCCCGTGACGAGCGGTACAGCCACCCTCAAGGATGCTGTCAACGAAGCGATGAAGGATTGGGCTTCCACGTTTGAAGAGTCGCATTACTGCATCGGCTCGGTCATGGGGCCGCATCCATTCCCGACCATGGTCCGCGATTTCCAGAAAATCATCGGGGAAGAAACCAAAGCCCAATTGGCCCAAGCGGAAGGCAAGTTGCCGGATGTCGTGATGGCTTGCGTCGGTGGCGGTTCGAATGCGATCGGGACTTTCTATGACTTCATCGGAGATGAAAGTGTGCGGCTGATCGGCTGCGAAGCTGCCGGCAGAGGCATCCACACTCAGGATACGGCTGCGACGATTGCGACCGGTACCCCCGGCATTTTCCATGGCATGAAATCGTATTTCTGCCAGGATGAATACGGCCAGATCGCTCCTGTTTACTCGATATCGGCAGGTTTGGACTATCCGGGCATCGGGCCCGAGCATGCGGATCTCTTTGACCGTGGCCGCGCCGAGTATGTTTCGGTGACGGATGACGAAGCAGTCGCTGCCTTCGAATACCTGTCGCGGATGGAAGGGATCATCCCGGCCATCGAAAGTTCGCATGCGATTGCGCATGCCATGGCTTTGGCACCGACGTTGGACCCGGAAAAGGTCATCGTCATCTGTCTGTCGGGCCGTGGGGACAAGGACGTTGCGGCAATCGCAAGATACAAGGGAGTGGACATCTATGAATAAGATCACAGCTGCCTTCAAGCACAAGGCATTCATACCTTTCGTGACGGCGGGGGATCCAGACTTGGAAACAACGAAGGCAATCATCAGGGAAATCGTTGCGAATGGAGCGGACATCGTCGAAATCGGCATCCCGTTCTCCGATCCGGTTGCGGAAGGTCCTGCCATCCAAAAAGCCGATGAGCGAGCTTTGGCGAACGGCATCAATACGGACGATATTTTCCAGATGGTGGCTGAATTGCGCACCGAAATCGATACGCCTTTCGTCTTCATGACCTACATCAACCCGGTGTTCGTCTATGGCATCGATAAATTCATGGCGCGCTGCAAAGAGACCGGCATCGATGGTGTCATCATCCCGGACGTTCCGTTCGAAGAGAAGGGCTTCATCCAGGAAGCCTGCCGGAAACATGGCATCACTTACATTTCCATGGTGGCACCTTCCTCTGCGGAACGGATCGCCATGATCGCCAAGGAAGCGGAGGGTTTCCTGTATGTCGTTTCTTCTTTGGGAGTCACCGGCGTCCGCAGCGATATCACGACCGATATCGGCAGCATGCTGGCCGAAATCCGCAAAATCAGCGACATCCCTTGCGCCATCGGCTTCGGGATCTCAAACGC harbors:
- a CDS encoding DNA-deoxyinosine glycosylase codes for the protein MAPVIDPHAKVLVLGSMPGAKSLEAQHYYGNPRNHFWEIIFSLLGEEDPMAYEDRLSLLKKHHVALWDVIHSCYREGSLDSAIKEEHPNDLKTLLREHPQIRVIAFNGGKAYRSYKKHFGLNEDSGLVYLPLPSTSPMRGKHVKTLPEKLEAWSMLAEYL
- the trpD gene encoding anthranilate phosphoribosyltransferase: MLEIKETKQTEEILPQDSMKAAIDKLVKKEELSPQLTRTIMHQIMSGQASPVQIASYLTAMRMKGETAGEISASAEVMRDFSNKVRTKKTALDIVGTGGDQAFTFNISTVSSFVIAAAGIPVAKHGNRSSSSKCGSADVLEELGVNIEASAQHSETMLEEFGMCFMYAQKYHPSMKHAAPVRKEMGVRTIFNVLGPLANPANANMQLLGVYDVALVDTMAEVLNQLQMERALVFGGNDGLDEITLTTTSEVAELRDGKVTHFTFDPKDYGFEYCTSEDLVGGEPSENAAIALAILSGEKGPKRDTVLLNAGMAIYLANDDYTIADGIKRAAELIDSGAALGKLKQFITASQEATK
- the trpC gene encoding indole-3-glycerol phosphate synthase TrpC; the encoded protein is MILDDIIAATKIRVEKAKQAIPLEEMKQAALALPINRDFPFQKALSGDGIRFICECKKASPSKGVIVEDFPYLEIAKAYEAAGASAISVLTEPDFFRGENRFLTEIKQAVSLPVIRKDFIIDAYQIYEAKVIGADAVLLIATILTEKELDAFQRLAHELGLSALVEAHTEEELLKALRTNPKIVGVNNRDLKTFKVDIQQSIRLRALVPDDILFVAESGISERQQVIELEEGNVDAILIGETMMVSPDKKGMLDRLRGIG
- the trpB gene encoding tryptophan synthase subunit beta, whose product is MKSYFGAHGGQFIPETLMNACLELSEAFFRFSEDPEFKKELNNLLDNYAGRPSRLYFAEKMTKNLGGAKIYLKREDLNHTGSHKINNALGQVLLAKKMGKKRIIAETGAGQHGVATATAAALLDMECVVYMGEEDTQRQALNVFRMELLGTKVIPVTSGTATLKDAVNEAMKDWASTFEESHYCIGSVMGPHPFPTMVRDFQKIIGEETKAQLAQAEGKLPDVVMACVGGGSNAIGTFYDFIGDESVRLIGCEAAGRGIHTQDTAATIATGTPGIFHGMKSYFCQDEYGQIAPVYSISAGLDYPGIGPEHADLFDRGRAEYVSVTDDEAVAAFEYLSRMEGIIPAIESSHAIAHAMALAPTLDPEKVIVICLSGRGDKDVAAIARYKGVDIYE
- the trpA gene encoding tryptophan synthase subunit alpha: MNKITAAFKHKAFIPFVTAGDPDLETTKAIIREIVANGADIVEIGIPFSDPVAEGPAIQKADERALANGINTDDIFQMVAELRTEIDTPFVFMTYINPVFVYGIDKFMARCKETGIDGVIIPDVPFEEKGFIQEACRKHGITYISMVAPSSAERIAMIAKEAEGFLYVVSSLGVTGVRSDITTDIGSMLAEIRKISDIPCAIGFGISNAQQAKAMSEVGDGVIIGSAIINIMEKYGKDSPKPVGAFVAEMVGAIRSGTPSA
- a CDS encoding phosphoribosylanthranilate isomerase, with protein sequence MTKVKICGLKRVEDAEMLNELNPDFAGFIFAPSKRQISLEQALKIRAALDEAIPAVGVFVNEPIENIVTIVESRAIQIVQLHGDEDDNYIEELGKRITLPIIKAVAVKDAADVKKEYAADILLYDTYQSGVAGGTGKTFNWDLLKEATHPFFLAGGLHAGNLEAAIRQVQPYAVDISSGVETDGVKDFEKIRAVMEIIGRSIK